The following coding sequences lie in one Populus nigra chromosome 15, ddPopNigr1.1, whole genome shotgun sequence genomic window:
- the LOC133674655 gene encoding ACT domain-containing protein ACR2-like encodes MAAMDSSILRYEILAPEANIYCSSWHCSCRVCIDNESMEDCTVVKVDSVNKQGLLLEVVQVLTDLNLTISKGYISSDAGWFMDVFHVKDEHGKKLRDQNVINYIQQAIGTTRESTPSPPNARAYTNNIFEADHSSEHTAIEMSGTDRPGLFSEISAALADLQCNIVEVHAWSHNARLACVAYISDPSSHTPIEDPHRLASIEDHLTTVLRTNTVRSAGEPSQINNREVKTGGFLGGEGTVSNVERRLHQLMLSVRDFDGPRSSSSTGTGLNNNKGGSKMVVSIENCDQKEYSIVNIECKDRRRLMFDTVCTLTDMQYVIFHASVSSDHDGRAFQEYFIRHNDGYAPNTESEKERVIKCLEAAIERRVSEGVLLKLRAENRLGLLSDITRVLRENGLAVVRADVATEGEKVVNAFYVRDISGNEVDMGFIKSMKEMGLTDLEVIKNDTSTTTSTTRTITNISPDERHRFSFGDLLKSQIERFSHNFVAIN; translated from the exons ATGGCTGCAATGGATTCAAGCATTTTAAGATATGAAATATTG GCTCCTGAAGCCAACATATATTGTTCATCATGGCATTGCAGTTGTAGAGTTTGTATTGATAATGAAAGCATGGAAGATTGCACAGTTGTGAAGGTTGACAGCGTAAATAAGCAGGGCCTCCTCCTGGAGGTTGTGCAAGTTCTGACAGACTTGAATCTCACCATCTCAAAAGGCTATATTTCTTCCGATGCTGGATGGTTCATGGATG TTTTTCATGTTAAAGATGAGCATGGCAAGAAACTTAGAGATCAAAATGTTATCAACTATATCCAGCAG GCTATAGGGACAACAAGGGAGAGTACCCCAAGCCCTCCTAATGCAAGAGCATATACCAACAATATTTTCGAAGCTGACCATTCAAGCGAGCACACGGCCATTGAAATGTCAGGAACCGACAGGCCTGGCCTCTTCTCCGAGATATCAGCTGCCTTGGCAGACCTTCAATGCAACATTGTGGAAGTCCATGCTTGGAGCCACAATGCTCGATTAGCTTGTGTCGCTTATATTTCCGATCCATCCTCCCACACACCAATTGAAGACCCTCACCGCCTCGCCTCCATCGAGGATCATCTAACCACAGTGCTCCGCACCAACACAGTGCGAAGCGCTGGTGAACCATCCCAAATCAACAATCGAGAAGTGAAGACCGGGGGCTTTCTTGGAGGGGAAGGCACCGTAAGCAATGTAGAGAGGAGGTTGCATCAACTCATGCTTTCGGTAAGAGATTTTGATGGGCCTAGAAGCTCATCCTCAACGGGAACCGGATTGAATAACAACAAAGGAGGGTCAAAGATGGTGGTTTCGATCGAGAACTGTGACCAAAAGGAGTATTCAATTGTTAACATAGAGTGCAAGGATCGGCGAAGGCTCATGTTCGATACCGTATGCACACTTACCGATATGCAATATGTGATTTTCCATGCTTCGGTTAGCTCTGATCATGATGGCCGTGCATTTCAA GAATACTTCATTAGACACAATGATGGATATGCACCTAACACAGAGAGTGAGAAAGAGCGAGTAATTAAATGCTTAGAGGCTGCCATAGAGCGTCGGGTTAGTGAG GGTGTTCTGTTGAAGTTACGTGCAGAAAATAGATTAGGGCTACTATCGGACATAACTCGAGTTCTCCGAGAAAATGGACTGGCCGTCGTTCGAGCAGATGTAGCAACAGAAGGAGAGAAAGTAGTGAATGCTTTCTATGTAAGAGACATCTCAGGGAATGAAGTAGATATGGGATTCATCAAGTCAATGAAGGAAATGGGTCTAACTGATCTTGAAGTGATCAAGAATGATACGTCGACGACGACGTCGACGACGAGGACGATCACAAATATTAGCCCAGATGAAAGGCATCGTTTCTCTTTTGGAGACTTGCTCAAATCTCAAATTGAACGATTTTCTCACAACTTCGTCGCAATAAATTAA
- the LOC133673656 gene encoding probable glycosyltransferase At5g25310, with the protein METNSSALISLLLFLSVLLMFGCINNNFFSVNSSPKFEYTTVFSVPIVELQTKAISISTSSDHHHDDPILTVHNSAAPSNNTTVLTVTKNVKKKKKKNVKLSKEEEEMEHGLARARATIRKAASLTGNISRIVADGDENDVAGTIYLNARAFYQSYMEMEKRFKVHVYSEGELPIVHDGPCKDIYTVEGRFIHEMEHGAKRFKTRDPRRAHVYFMPFSVTWMVKYLYKPLTYDHTAMKQFVADYVRVVSSKYPFWNRTQGADHFMLSCHDWGPHASHGNPFLYNTSIRVLCNANSSEGFSPRKDVSLPEIHLYGGNVPPKLISPPPATSPRPYLAFFSGGLHGPIRPILLDHWKGRDPDLQVYEYLPKDLDYYSFMLRSKFCLCPSGHEVASPRIVEAIYAECVPVILSDHYVLPFSDVLRWEAFAIQVNVSEIPRLKEVLISVPEEKYRRLKEGLRAIRKHFVLNQPAKRFDVFHMILHSIWLRRLNLRLV; encoded by the exons ATGGAAACCAATTCATCTGCATTGATTTCTTTACTGCTATTCCTTTCCGTTTTGCTCATGTTTGGTTGCATAAATAACAATTTCTTCTCTGTTAATTCTTCTCCTAAATTTGAATACACAACAGTTTTCTCAGTTCCAATCGTTGAGTTACAAACAAAAGCAATATCAATCAGTACCAGCTCTGATCATCATCACGATGATCCAATCCTCACCGTTCACAATTCTGCTGCTCCATCTAACAACACCACTGTACTCACTGTAACT AAAaatgtgaagaagaagaagaagaaaaatgtgaagttgagcaaagaagaagaagagatggaGCACGGACTTGCAAGAGCTCGAGCTACGATTAGAAAGGCAGCTTCGTTAACTGGAAATATTTCGAGGATCGTCGCTGACGGTGATGAAAACGACGTCGCCGGTACTATTTATCTTAATGCAAGAGCATTTTATCA AAGTTACATGGagatggagaagagattcaaggTCCACGTGTACTCAGAAGGAGAGCTCCCAATTGTCCACGACGGGCCATGCAAAGACATATACACAGTAGAGGGGAGGTTCATACACGAGATGGAGCATGGAGCCAAGAGGTTTAAAACAAGGGATCCTCGACGAGCTCATGTTTACTTTATGCCTTTCAGTGTCACATGGATGGTCAAGTATCTCTATAAGCCTCTCACCTACGATCACACTGCAATGAAACAATTTGTGGCTGATTATGTGAGAGTGGTATCGAGCAAATACCCCTTCTGGAATAGAACTCAAGGAGCCGATCACTTCATGCTTTCCTGTCATGATTGG GGTCCCCATGCTTCCCACGGCAATCCTTTCCTTTACAATACATCAATACGTGTCCTGTGCAACGCCAATAGCTCAGAGGGTTTCAGCCCTCGAAAGGACGTGAGCCTTCCTGAAATTCACCTCTATGGTGGCAATGTACCCCCCAAACTCATCTCGCCTCCACCAGCCACCAGCCCACGCCCCTACCTTGCATTCTTTTCCGGTGGGCTTCATGGCCCAATCCGCCCCATCCTCCTAGACCACTGGAAAGGCCGCGACCCCGATCTTCAAGTCTATGAGTACCTCCCTAAAGACCTGGACTACTATTCATTTATGCTCCGGTCCAAGTTTTGTCTGTGTCCAAGTGGTCATGAAGTGGCTAGTCCAAGAATTGTTGAGGCCATTTACGCTGAATGTGTGCCTGTTATTTTATCGGACCATTACGTGCTCCCATTCAGTGATGTCTTGAGATGGGAGGCCTTTGCAATACAGGTGAATGTATCAGAGATACCAAGATTGAAGGAGGTACTGATTTCTGTTCCAGAAGAGAAATATAGGAGGCTTAAGGAGGGTTTAAGAGCAATTAGGAAGCATTTTGTGTTGAACCAGCCTGCCAAGAGATTTGATGTGTTCCACATGATTTTACACTCCATTTGGCTTAGGAGATTAAATTTAAGACTTGTTTag